The DNA sequence GTTTTACTTCCTCTGCACTCAATTGTTTTCTAACCTTATCTTTCCCTGTAGGATCACCTATTTGAGCGGTAAAATCGCCAATAATAACTACCGCAGTGTGTCCTTGATCTTGAAATGCCCTTAATTTACGAAAGGGTATGCTATGCCCCAAGTGTAAATCCGTCCCTGTGGGATCAATTCCTAATTTGACCCTCAAAGGGCGATCGCATCTATTACATAATTGTTCTAAATTTTCACTCTCTTCTTGAGAATCTGTTTGGGAGGGAAAAACTTCGGTAACGCCTCTATATAACCACTCAAAATTGTCACTTGTCATCTATTTTTTGTTTCTTTATATGTACCAAAATTTCAGTCAACATCATATCATGGTTCGGGGTTCGGAGAGTTCGCTGCGCTCGTTCCGCAAAGCGGTACGGAGTTCGGAGTTATAGTCGTTTCGATTAATATTGAGACAATTCAATAAAATTTGTGGGGTGGGCATTGCCCACCAATAAGCATTTTGGGATAAACATTTAGATTATTAAACTGTTTCATTCTTATTCTAAATAACTATAGAAGTTATTAATTAGCAACTATTTACCTTTGCCCTTGTATTAATTGTTAATGGAATCAAAACCAATCGTCGTCATCATTCCAATCATTTTCATAAGGAATTTCTCTATCTTTGCCTACACGATAGCCTCTTTCTGGGGGATAATCAGGAGAGCGACGAGAAGGAGTACGAGGAGGTGGAGTTGGACGAGAAACACTGCTACCACTGTAAGGGGTATTACTCGCAGGAGGAGGAGAATAGGGATCTCGATAATCTCTGCGAGAATCACGACTGGGATTAACTCGACCACCATAAAGGGTTGTATCAGGGCTATTGCGGTAAACATTACGACGATCGCGCGGATTATAGTCAAAGTCGTCGTCATCATCACCGATAAAGGTTTTCTTAATGGACTCAAAAAAGCCTTCTTCCTCTTCGTTATATTGCAAACGGACTTCTCGATTCAATTCATATAAAACATCCTCTAAATCTGCCTGAGAACGATCTAAACGGCGATCGTCATCTTGTTCTAAACTATCCAATATCTCCCGACAAAGATTATCTATATCTCGACGGTAAGGATTAGTGAATTGACTACCAAAATCGAGGGTAACTTCCCTTAATCTTCTTTGTGCCTGATCCGTCAAAGCCTTAGCCCGATTACGCTTCTCGACTCGATCGCGTCTTTCCCTATCTTCTCTAGCAAAATCGTCAGCTTCTTGAATCATGCGATTAATTTCTGACTGAGAAAGAGTAGAAGCACCTTGGACAATAATACTTTGTTCCCTACCAGTGGTTTTATCTCTCGCAATCACCTGCAAAATACCGTTAGCATCAATATCGAAAGATACTTGCACTTGAGGTACACCCCTAGGTGCAGGAGGAATACCCGTTAATTTAAAACGCCCTAAAGATTTGTTATCTGAAGCCATTTCCCTCTCCCCTTGCACCACATGGATTTCCACCGAGGTTTGATTATTTTCTGAAGTGGAGAAAACATCTGATCTTCTTACGGGAATAGTGGTATTACGAGGCACAAGTTTTTTGGTCACTCCCCCAATGGTTTCCACACCGATAGATAAAGGAGTCACATCAAGGAGTAAGATGTCTTTGACTTCTCCAGCCAAAATTCCTGCTTGAACCGCCGCCCCCACCGCCACAACTTCATCAGGGTTAACATTTTGGTTAGGCTCTATGTCGATAAAACTGCGTACTAACTCCTGCACCATGGGGATACGGGTTGAACCACCCACTAATACTACCTCATCGATTTGCACAGGAGACAATCCAGCATCCTTTAAAGCCCGAATAATGGGACGACGGAGACGGGATACCAAATCTCCACATAACTCCTCAAATTTTGCCCTAGAGAGGGTGGTTTCGATATGTTTAGGTCCATCTTCCGTGGCAGTAATAAAGGGTAAATTAATCTCTGAGGTGCTGACCCCTGAAAGTTCAATTTTTGCTTTCTCAGCCGCTTCTGTTAACCTTTGTAAGGCTTGGCGATCGCGCCTTAAGTCCACCCCTTCAGTTTCCAAAAATTGTTCTGCTAAATAGTCAACAATCTTCTTATCAAAATCATTACCTCCTAACTGAGTATCGCCACTGGTTGCTCTTACCTCTAAAACTCCATCCCCCACCTCAAGGATAGATACATCAAAAGTGCCTCCCCCCAAATCAAAAACCAAAATCTTCTCACTGCTTTTCTTCTCCAAACCATAAGCCAAAGAAGCCGCCGTTGGTTCATTTACAATTCTTAACACTTCCAAACCAGCAATTTTACCCGCATCCTTTGTGGCTTGACGTTGGCTATCATTAAAATAAGCAGGTACAGTAATTACTGCCCCCGTTACTTCCTCCCCTAAATACCTTTCCGCTTCCTCTGCTAGTTTACGCAAAATCATCGCTGATACTTCTTCGGGGGCAAACTCTTTTTTGAGACGAGGACAACGAATTTTAATATTATCCATCTCATCACGGCGGATAGTGTAGGGAACACGCTTACTAGCTTCACTTAATTCACCGTATCTTCTCCCCATGAAGCGTTTAATACCATAATAAGTATTTTGAGGATTCAATACTCCTTGTCGTCTTGCCATTTGTCCAACCACTAACTCACCATCTTTGTTAAAACCTACCACAGAGGGAGTGGTGCGACTACCTTCGGCATTGGCAATTACCAGAGGCTTTCCCCCTTCCATAACAGCTACGACTGAGTTGGTTGTACCTAAGTCTATACCTACGACTCTTCCCATTGCTAGTTTTTTTCTCCAGTTTGTTGCACTACTGCGCCCCGTTGAGGCTTTTTTCTAATTTACTATGTAATCGTATCTATTTTACTTAGATCTTGCACTAACTTCAGAATATACAGTTGTGGTTTACTTAAAGGGCAAAGGGCGAAGGGCAAGGGGCAAAGGTAATAAACAAACAATTAGTAATTAGTAACTTCAGCACTTTAAGAATTAGTTTCTCCCTAACACCCCAATCCCCCAACACTGCAAACTTAAGATAACATGATATTGGGTTATACTTTTTCTTGTTGTTTTTTATCATTTCTTTGCCTCTCTCTGATTTCTATGGATTTATTGACTATTGCGACTCAAGCTAAAACATCCGCTCACCATCTTGCTACTTTATCGGAATCTGCTCGAAATATTGCTTTGAATGCGATCGCATCTGCATTGAGTGAACATCAAGAAGAAATAGTGAAAGCTAATGAAAAAGACTGTAGTTTAGCTGAAAATAATATATCTTCCGCATTATATGCCCGTCTCAAGTTAGGAGAATCAAAATTACAAAGTGCGATCGCTGGTGTTAGAGATGTGGCAAAATTAAGAGATCCTTTAGGCAGTATTTCCCTGAAACGAGAATTAGACCAAAATTTGGTTTTAGAGCGGGTATCTTGTCCTCTAGGGGTCTTAGGAGTAATTTTTGAGGCTCGTCCAGAAGCCTTAATTCAAATTGCTAGTTTAGCCATTAAATCTGGCAACGGGGTTATTCTCAAAGGAGGAAAAGAAGCTCTCCACACCTGCACTGTGTTAACAGAAATTATCCAAAAAGCCTTACAAGAAACAGAAGTTAATCCTTATACAGTGCAACTTTTGACCACTAGAGAAGAAATAAAAGCCCTTTTAGATTTAGATGAATATGTGGATTTAATTATTCCCCGTGGCTCTAACGAATTTGTCCGCTACGTGCAGGAAAATACCAAAATTCCCGTTTTAGGTCATGCTGATGGAATTTGTCATCTATTTATCGATGAATTTGCTGATTTACAAACTGCCGTTAAAATCACTATCGATGCAAAAACTCAATATCCTGCCGCTTGTAACGCCATCGAAACTCTACTAATCCATGAGAAAATCGCACCTCAATTCTTACCTGCCATTGCCCAAGCCTTAGAAGAAAAAGGAGTAAAATTGAAAGGAGATGAAGCCACCAGCAAAATTATTGACTGTGAAAAAGCAGTAGAAGATGATTGGCGGACAGAATATAGTGATTTAATTCTTGCTCTCAAGATTGTAGATAGTATAGAAGATGCGATCGCACATATAAATAAATACGGTTCAAAACACACTGATGGTATTGTAACAGCTAACTTAAATAATGCCGAGAAATTCTTAAATGAAGTGGATTCGGCTGGAGTGTATCATAACTGCTCAACTCGCTTTGCTGACGGTTTCCGCTATGGCTTTGGTGCAGAGGTAGGCATAAGTACCCAAAAAATGCCCCCCAGAGGACCTGTAGGTTTAGAAGGCTTAGTCACATATAAATATAAACTAAGAGGACAAGGACAAATCGCCGCCGATTATAGTGGTATTAATGCGAAACCTTTCACTCATAAGGATTTAGATTTCAATTAGTCATATAAGACAAGACAAAAGGCAAAAGGCAAGAGGTAAAAGGCAAAAGTGTTTAATTAACCTCCCCTAACACTCCCCGGGCAGTTTCAAAGTAGAAAGACAAAAACGCTAAAACTATTGCCAGTAAAAGAATATAGGGTTTTAGAGCTTTTAGGATTAAGAAGTAGTTAAAAATGTTGAGATTATCAATTTATAACCATAAACCATTAAAAACTATTGCAAGAGTGCCTATTCCCTACCTGAGTTCGATGAAAAAAGTATCGAAAAATAAAGTGCCCTCGAGTTATCATCGAGCCAATTTTGGAATAAAAATTTATTAAATTTAGGAAAAACTCATTTACAATCAATTTATTCAGCTTTTTTGTCAATAATTATTACTTTTAACTCCGAACTCCGAACTCCGAACTCAGGTATTCCCTGCCTTAACCAAAAAATTTTAGAATGAAACAGCCCTGCCTAACACTCCCTATACCCTAATACCCCAATACCTTGACATCTGTACCCGAACCCCGTTCACGACTGAAAGGAGTGTATGAGCGTAGCGAACTCCCCGAACTCTCTAAACCTTTTTGTCAGAAAAACTTGATTTATGAGAGCGTATCTTGCATAGTGTAAAGAATTTAACCTAGAATTAATGTTAAATATGTAATCTATGAACAAAAATTAATCTTCTAATCTGTGAGTGAATCTAAAATGAAAGTATAGATACAGTCGCAGATTCGTTGAGAGAAATAAGATATATGGTAATTTCTAACACTACTTCCCCTGTCAATTTGTCGTCTTCTGATGTAGTCCCTATAAAGTGTACAGGGGCTTATGCTTTGATGGATAGTCTTTGCCGTCATGGGGTAAAGCATATTTTTGGTTATCCGGGAGGAGCTATTCTTCCTATTTATGATGAATTATATCGCTTTGAAGCTAAAGGCGAACTGCAACATATCCTTGTTAGACATGAACAAGGGGCGGCCCATGCGGCGGATGGTTATGCTCGTGCCACTGGTAAAGTTGGGGTTTGTTTTGGAACTTCTGGACCTGGAGCAACCAATTTAGTGACTGGTATTGCCACCGCACATATGGACTCTATTCCCATGGTAATTATTACAGGGCAGGTGACAAGAGCCGCTATTGGTTCTGATGCTTTTCAGGAAACTGATATTTATGGTATCACTCTACCTATTGTCAAACATTCTTATGTTGCTCGTAATGCCGCAGATATTCCTTGGATTATTGCTGAGGCTTTCCATATTGCTAGTACAGGCAGACCAGGTCCTGTGTTGGTGGATATTCCCAAAGATGTTGGTTTAGAGGAGTTTTACTATCAACCTGTTAACCCCGGAGAGGTAAAATTACCGGGTTATCGTCCCACTGTCAAGGGAAATCCCCGCCAAATTAGTGCGGCTTTGGATTTGATTAGTGAAGCAAAACAACCCTTACTTTATGTTGGAGGCGGTGCAGTTTTATCTAATGCCCATGCTCAAATTAAGGAATTAGCTGAACTTTTCCAAATTCCTGTAACTACTACTCTAATGGGTTTAGGTGCATTTGATGAACACAATTCTCTTTCTGTGGGAATGTTAGGAATGCACGGCACTGCTTACGCCAATTTTGCGGTAAGTGAGTGTGATTTATTAATTGCCGTTGGTGCGAGATTTGATGATCGAGTAACGGGTAAATTAGATGAATTTGCTTCCCGTGCTAAAGTTATTCATATTGATATTGATCCTGCGGAAGTTGGTAAAAATCGTCGTCCTGATGTGCCTATTGTAGGGGATGTGCGTCAAGTTTTAGAGCAAATGTTGCAACGGGCAAGGGAGTTGGATTTGTCTAACACAGACGGCTTAACCCAAGATTGGTTAAAACGCATTGATAAATGGAAAGAAGATTATCCTTTAGTTGTACCCCATCCAGAAGATGCTCTTTCTCCTCAAGAGGTTATTGTGGAAGTTGGTCGTCAAGCACCTCATGCTTATTATACTACTGATGTGGGTCAACATCAAATGTGGTCAGCACAATTTTTGAAAACAGGTCCTCGCCGTTGGATTTCTAGTGCAGGTTTAGGCACTATGGGTTATGGTTTACCTGCGGCTATGGGGGCTCAAGTTGCTTTAGCAGATGAAGATGTTATCTGTATCAGTGGTGATGCTAGTTTTCAAATGAATTTGCAGGAATTAGCTACTTTAGCTCAATACAACATCAAAGCCAAAACCGTTATTATCAACAATGGTTGGCAGGGCATGGTTCGTCAATGGCAGGAAACTTTTTATGGAGAACGTTATTCTGCTTCTAATATGTCCACAGGAATGCCTAATTTTGAACTCTTAGCTCAGGCTTTTGGGGTTAAGGGTATTACTGTTCGTAATCGTGAGCAGTTAAAAGGTGCGATCGCATCTATGTTGGAACATGATGGTCCTGTGTTACTAGATGTTCATGTTAAGCGGGATGAAAATTGTTATCCAATGGTTGCCCCGGGTAAAAGTAATGCTCAAATGTTAGGTTTACCGAAAAAAGCACCAGAAAAACAACATTTAGAAGTACAAGTTTGTACTAATTGCGGTACTCACAATTCTGGAGAAAGTAATTTTTGCTCTGAATGTGGCACGAAGTTGTAGTTCGGAGTTCGGAGTTCGGAGAGTAGGGAGTGGGGAGAAGAATCTTCATTCACCTAACATCTGAAACCTGACTTCTCTCCTAATCAATTATTCATTATTAATTCTTTATGTTATTTAATCAATCAAAATTACTTCTTACTATTGGTTGTTTTGGTTTACTTTCAATGCAACCAGTTTTAGCACAAGAACAAATGTTAAAAACGATTACTGTTACAGGAGAGGGTATAGAAAGAATACCTACTACCATTGCTAATGTACAGTTGGGGGTTGAAATCCAAGGAGAAAATGCTTCTCAAGTTCAAGAGGAGGTAGCCCAAAAAAGTAATTCTTTAGTAAACCTACTAAAATCTCGTTCTGTACAAAGACTGCAAACTAGCGGTATTCAATTAAGTCCGAATTATAGTTATAACGATAATCAGAGAAAATTAATCGGTTATGTTGCCACCAATCTTGTTAGTTTTGAGTTACCTATCGACAAAGTGGGTGCTGTTTTAGATGAAAGTGTTAAAGTTGGTGCTACTCGTATTGATAATGTTACTCTTACCGCCGAAGAAGATGCGATCGCATCTGCTCAAGAAAAAGCTCTAGTTAAGGCAACAGAATCAGCACAAAAACAGGCTAATGTTATTTTACAGACTCTAAATTTAAACCCTCAAGAAATTATCACCATCAGTGTTAATGGGGCAAATAATCCCAATCCTGTGATAATGCCCAGAATGCGTAGTGCGATGGAAGCTAGTGTGGCAAATACTCCTGTTGTCGGTGGCGAACAAACGGTTTCTGCTTCTGTGACTCTGCAAATTCGTTATTAAGGGTAACAGATTTTCATTGGTGCTAGTGTACAATAAATGGATTTTAGAATAGATAAATTTCACCAAAGTATCAATTCTAAAAGCTCTAAACCTTGATCACATTCAGATCAATTTGAGGAAGCAACATTTTTGTTTTACAACTAAATTATTTTATCTTGAGAGGATGGGAGATGTTACTATATTTACCATAAAATGACTTGAGTCCATCATTCATGTAAAAAAGCCTCAATGAATCAAAAAACATCCATAAATCAATCCCCTTTAAGTTCATTAATCCCCATTCTTATCGGAATTTTTGTCGGCATTTTATTGGGGGGTTTTTTACCTATCTGGGGACAAGAAGTTAAATTTTTAGGAGAATTATTTATTAATGCCTTATTAATGTTGGTTGTGCCTTTGGTTATAACTTCCATGATAGCTAGTATCACTTCTTTAGGCGATATTAGTAAATTAAAAGGTATTGGCTTAAAAACAATTATTTTTTATTTTATAACCACTGGAATAGCTGTAATTTTAGGCTTAGTTTTAGTTAATATCACTCAACCCGGAGTTGCTCAAGATGATGCGGAAAGAGTCTTATTAAGAGGTGGAGAAATTTTAACTGAAGTAGAATATAAAGTTGAAGAAAATGAAGTTTTGCTCTCAGATACAAATTTAAGAAAATCTTTTGATGATCGTTATTTTGTTTCTTTAATTGATCAAGATATTCGGGGAAATATTCTCGAAAAAACTACTATTAATAGTCAAAAAATAATTGTTTCTCAGTGGGAAAATAGTCAAGGAGAAATCGTTTCTCCTCTCAGAAGAGGAAGAGGCATAAAAATAGATTTAACTATTGCTAAAAGAATAGAAGGTAAAGAAAAAAGTTCGATCAAAACAACCCTTGAGCAAGTAGTCACAGATTTACTTCCCCGTAATTTATTTCAATCAATGGTAGAAAATGACGTTTTACCTTTAATCATTTTTTCCCTCGTTTTTGGTGCGATTTTAACTACCTTAGAAGATGGACAAATAGTCATAGATTTTATCTCCGTTTTAAATAAAGCTATCCTAAAAATTGTCGATTTAATTCTTATTTTTGCTCCCATTGGTATTGGTGCATTAATCGCAGGGCGCTTAGGAGATGCAGGGGGATTTGAAGGGTTTGGCAGTGAATTTCTCTCTCTTTGGAAATATTCTAGTACAGTGATACTAGGTCTAGCTTTACACGGATTTTTCATTTTAACCTCTATACTTTACCTTATCACCTCTCGATCGCCCTTTGATTATTTAAGAAAAACATCCCCTGCCTTAATTACAGCTTTTTCCACCTCCTCTAGTTCTGCCACAATTCCTGTCACCCTTGAATGTGCCATCAAAAATAATAAAGTCGATAGTAAAATTGCTGATTTTGTTATACCTCTAGGAGCGACAATTAACATGGATGGTACAGCCCTTTATGAAGCAGTTGCCGCCGTTTTTATTGCCCAAATCTACGGTATAGAATTAAGTCTGGGGCAGTTAATTGTTATTTTCTTGACTGCAACCTTAGCGGCAGTAGGGGCGGCAGGTATTCCCGAAGCAGGACTCGTCACTATGGTAATAGTATTAAAAGCAGTTAATATACCAGTAGAGGGTATTTCCTTAATTCTTGTTATCGACTGGTTTTTAGATCGTTGTCGCACTACAATCAATGTTTGGGGAGATAGTGTTGGTGCGGCTGTTATTAATCACCTTAGTCAAGAGAATGAATGAATTTACTTTTAGCAATTAAAAATTAATTTCTCCCTAAGCCCCTAATCACTAATTCCAAACTAAGATAACCTGAGTTTTGGTTAAGCAGATTGAGGTGAAATCCATTCTAAGGGAAGGTGGGGCTTTTTTGGTTGATGACAATATGCGATTAACCCACATAATATATTGACACAAAAATTTATTAGTAAACGATGACCAGAATGTTATATTTTTGAGCTGATGATTGATTGTTTCGACAATCACTCGTTTTCGAGATAAAAGTTTGTTATGAAGTCTCATTAATTTATTCTTCATATTGCGTCTGGGTTTGGCAAAAAAACTCAATGCCAAAATCTTTCAGTAGCTTTGTGGCTAATTTTTGTGAGACATAGCCTCTATCACCAAAAACTTTTCCCCAAAAATCTTTTAATGTACACTTTTATATTAAAAGGTTTAAATAAGACGAGTACGGAGGGATTTGAACCCCCGACACCCAGAACCGGAATCTGGTGCTCTATCCAACTGAGCTACGCACCCAACTTTAGAAGTAATAATACTATCTAGTTTAGTATTTTAGTATAGCAGTTATCAATGGGTTGTGATATTTTTTATTGTATTTAAAAACATTGAAAAACTCAATCAATAACTCTCCAATAAAAACACTAAACCTCACATTTTTTAAAAGAAGCCTATCTCACAACTCCAATTTAATTGCTATATATCTCCCGTTAATAAAAAAAATAATAACCGTTTGGGAAAAGTTAACGGGAGTCTTTTTTACACGTTAAAGTGATTTAAAATATTAGCGATTAAACCTTCAAATTAAATTTAACCTTCTACGTTTAAGAAAGGTAATAAAGCCAATTGTCTAGCTCTTTTTACAGCATTGGTTAAATCTCTTTGCTGACGAGCGGTTAAGCCAGTGATACGACGAGGAAGCATTTTGCCTCTTTCTGTTACAAATTTATGGAGCAATTCTAAATCTTTATAGTCTATTTTTTGATCTAGAGGAATAGGAGATAATCTTTTACGAAAATAAGCCATAATTTACCTTTAATTTTTTACTTTAATTTTTTGAAAATTGTCCCGAATAAAACTATTTAATTTCTTTGTGAATAGTATGTTTATTGCAATGGGTACAGAATTTTTTAATTTCCATTCTACCAGTAGTATTTCTTCTATTTTTCATGGTAGTATAGCGAGAAACCCCTTTAGAACGTTTGTCAGGGTTGCTACGACACTCTGTACATTCAAGAGTGATGATAATACGGACACCTTTTTTACTTGCCATTTTTTTAGCTTAAGTTACTATGGGAGTAATTTTATACACAATCTACTATTATCTTATATTGACCCCTTTTTTGACAAGCCCCCGATTAAATAATCCAAGGCAAACCCACACTAAAAATCCTCAAAGAAAAATAACTCGGTGCAAAACGAAATTCTTTTATAACTTTCACGGCTCTAAAAATGTTATATCTCTAACTAGCTTCAGAAATTAAACTCTCTCCAACCTCTAACCTTGTCCCATTTATAAAATTCCATGCTGACTGTAACTTTTTCCCTGCTAACTGTACTTCCAATATCAGCAATAAACCGTTTCCAGTTTGCACCACAAAACCGAAATTTTTAATAGTTTTTACAATTTCCCCAACATTGCCAGAAATTTCATTGATACCTTGTAGGTAATTAGGAAGTTTTTGAAATTGAGGTGGTAATTCTAAATTTTCAATTTCTCCTAAAGGTAAACTTTGAGTTATCTTCAGATTTTGTTCTCGGAATGTTGTTAGGCAATTAGGATAAAATCCACGAATTTGATTATGAATTTCTAAAGCAGATTTAGACCAATCAATAATATAGTCTTCTTTGGTTATTAATCTAGCATAAGTTGCTTTTTTCTCATTCTGAGGAATAGGAGTAAGTTGTCTTAAGCTGATTTTCTCCAACGTTTCTAACAATAAATCAGCCCCTTGATTTGCTAGTTGAACAGAAAGATCATTTAAATTAGTAAATAAATTAATGGGGGTAGAAGATTTTAATAGCATATCTCCTGTATCCATACCCTCATTCATTAACATCGTGGTGATACCAGTTTCCTTCTTCCCATGAAAGAGACTCCATTGAATAGGTGCCGCACCTCTATATTCAGGCAAAATTGAACCATGAACATTGATACAACCGAATTTTGGTATTCTTAATATCTCCGAGGAAAGAATTTGTCCATAAGCAACAACTACAAAAACATCTGCATGACTATCTTTTAGTCGTTGTAAAGTTTCTTGGTCTTTTTTGATTCTTGATGGTTGCCATATTGGTAAATTATTTTTTAACGCCACTTGTTTCACAGGAGAGGGAATCATTTTACTTCCTCTACCCCTTTTTTTATCTGGTTGGGTTACAACGGCAATAATTTCGTGATTTTCTGTAGTAATTAATTTTTCTAAAGTAGTAACTGCAAATTCAGGTGTCCCAAAAAAAACAATACGCATTCTTTCTAAATATATAAATTATGTGATCATTCTTCATCAGGAAAACGAATTATATCATCATCCCCTAAATATTCCCCATTTTGAATTTCAATCATTACTAGAGGCACAACCCCGGGATTTTCAACTCTATGACGGGTATTCATGGGGACATAGGTTGATTGTTTGGGCAGTAAAAGTTGTTCTTTGCCATTAAAGGTTACTTTCGCTGTTCCTGCCACTACAACCCAATGTTCACTACGATGATAGTGAAGTTGAGTGCTGATATGATGTCCTGGTTTAACTGTAATTTTGTTAATACGGTAATTTTTACCTTGTTCTAAAACCGCAACCATTCCCCAAGGGGGAGTTCTAATATTTGCTGATGA is a window from the Cyanobacterium sp. Dongsha4 genome containing:
- the dnaK gene encoding molecular chaperone DnaK, whose product is MGRVVGIDLGTTNSVVAVMEGGKPLVIANAEGSRTTPSVVGFNKDGELVVGQMARRQGVLNPQNTYYGIKRFMGRRYGELSEASKRVPYTIRRDEMDNIKIRCPRLKKEFAPEEVSAMILRKLAEEAERYLGEEVTGAVITVPAYFNDSQRQATKDAGKIAGLEVLRIVNEPTAASLAYGLEKKSSEKILVFDLGGGTFDVSILEVGDGVLEVRATSGDTQLGGNDFDKKIVDYLAEQFLETEGVDLRRDRQALQRLTEAAEKAKIELSGVSTSEINLPFITATEDGPKHIETTLSRAKFEELCGDLVSRLRRPIIRALKDAGLSPVQIDEVVLVGGSTRIPMVQELVRSFIDIEPNQNVNPDEVVAVGAAVQAGILAGEVKDILLLDVTPLSIGVETIGGVTKKLVPRNTTIPVRRSDVFSTSENNQTSVEIHVVQGEREMASDNKSLGRFKLTGIPPAPRGVPQVQVSFDIDANGILQVIARDKTTGREQSIIVQGASTLSQSEINRMIQEADDFAREDRERRDRVEKRNRAKALTDQAQRRLREVTLDFGSQFTNPYRRDIDNLCREILDSLEQDDDRRLDRSQADLEDVLYELNREVRLQYNEEEEGFFESIKKTFIGDDDDDFDYNPRDRRNVYRNSPDTTLYGGRVNPSRDSRRDYRDPYSPPPASNTPYSGSSVSRPTPPPRTPSRRSPDYPPERGYRVGKDREIPYENDWNDDDDWF
- the proA gene encoding glutamate-5-semialdehyde dehydrogenase, which codes for MDLLTIATQAKTSAHHLATLSESARNIALNAIASALSEHQEEIVKANEKDCSLAENNISSALYARLKLGESKLQSAIAGVRDVAKLRDPLGSISLKRELDQNLVLERVSCPLGVLGVIFEARPEALIQIASLAIKSGNGVILKGGKEALHTCTVLTEIIQKALQETEVNPYTVQLLTTREEIKALLDLDEYVDLIIPRGSNEFVRYVQENTKIPVLGHADGICHLFIDEFADLQTAVKITIDAKTQYPAACNAIETLLIHEKIAPQFLPAIAQALEEKGVKLKGDEATSKIIDCEKAVEDDWRTEYSDLILALKIVDSIEDAIAHINKYGSKHTDGIVTANLNNAEKFLNEVDSAGVYHNCSTRFADGFRYGFGAEVGISTQKMPPRGPVGLEGLVTYKYKLRGQGQIAADYSGINAKPFTHKDLDFN
- the ilvB gene encoding biosynthetic-type acetolactate synthase large subunit; translated protein: MVISNTTSPVNLSSSDVVPIKCTGAYALMDSLCRHGVKHIFGYPGGAILPIYDELYRFEAKGELQHILVRHEQGAAHAADGYARATGKVGVCFGTSGPGATNLVTGIATAHMDSIPMVIITGQVTRAAIGSDAFQETDIYGITLPIVKHSYVARNAADIPWIIAEAFHIASTGRPGPVLVDIPKDVGLEEFYYQPVNPGEVKLPGYRPTVKGNPRQISAALDLISEAKQPLLYVGGGAVLSNAHAQIKELAELFQIPVTTTLMGLGAFDEHNSLSVGMLGMHGTAYANFAVSECDLLIAVGARFDDRVTGKLDEFASRAKVIHIDIDPAEVGKNRRPDVPIVGDVRQVLEQMLQRARELDLSNTDGLTQDWLKRIDKWKEDYPLVVPHPEDALSPQEVIVEVGRQAPHAYYTTDVGQHQMWSAQFLKTGPRRWISSAGLGTMGYGLPAAMGAQVALADEDVICISGDASFQMNLQELATLAQYNIKAKTVIINNGWQGMVRQWQETFYGERYSASNMSTGMPNFELLAQAFGVKGITVRNREQLKGAIASMLEHDGPVLLDVHVKRDENCYPMVAPGKSNAQMLGLPKKAPEKQHLEVQVCTNCGTHNSGESNFCSECGTKL
- a CDS encoding SIMPL domain-containing protein; amino-acid sequence: MLFNQSKLLLTIGCFGLLSMQPVLAQEQMLKTITVTGEGIERIPTTIANVQLGVEIQGENASQVQEEVAQKSNSLVNLLKSRSVQRLQTSGIQLSPNYSYNDNQRKLIGYVATNLVSFELPIDKVGAVLDESVKVGATRIDNVTLTAEEDAIASAQEKALVKATESAQKQANVILQTLNLNPQEIITISVNGANNPNPVIMPRMRSAMEASVANTPVVGGEQTVSASVTLQIRY
- a CDS encoding dicarboxylate/amino acid:cation symporter; this translates as MNQKTSINQSPLSSLIPILIGIFVGILLGGFLPIWGQEVKFLGELFINALLMLVVPLVITSMIASITSLGDISKLKGIGLKTIIFYFITTGIAVILGLVLVNITQPGVAQDDAERVLLRGGEILTEVEYKVEENEVLLSDTNLRKSFDDRYFVSLIDQDIRGNILEKTTINSQKIIVSQWENSQGEIVSPLRRGRGIKIDLTIAKRIEGKEKSSIKTTLEQVVTDLLPRNLFQSMVENDVLPLIIFSLVFGAILTTLEDGQIVIDFISVLNKAILKIVDLILIFAPIGIGALIAGRLGDAGGFEGFGSEFLSLWKYSSTVILGLALHGFFILTSILYLITSRSPFDYLRKTSPALITAFSTSSSSATIPVTLECAIKNNKVDSKIADFVIPLGATINMDGTALYEAVAAVFIAQIYGIELSLGQLIVIFLTATLAAVGAAGIPEAGLVTMVIVLKAVNIPVEGISLILVIDWFLDRCRTTINVWGDSVGAAVINHLSQENE
- the rpsR gene encoding 30S ribosomal protein S18; translation: MAYFRKRLSPIPLDQKIDYKDLELLHKFVTERGKMLPRRITGLTARQQRDLTNAVKRARQLALLPFLNVEG
- the rpmG gene encoding 50S ribosomal protein L33, whose product is MASKKGVRIIITLECTECRSNPDKRSKGVSRYTTMKNRRNTTGRMEIKKFCTHCNKHTIHKEIK
- the fmt gene encoding methionyl-tRNA formyltransferase; amino-acid sequence: MRIVFFGTPEFAVTTLEKLITTENHEIIAVVTQPDKKRGRGSKMIPSPVKQVALKNNLPIWQPSRIKKDQETLQRLKDSHADVFVVVAYGQILSSEILRIPKFGCINVHGSILPEYRGAAPIQWSLFHGKKETGITTMLMNEGMDTGDMLLKSSTPINLFTNLNDLSVQLANQGADLLLETLEKISLRQLTPIPQNEKKATYARLITKEDYIIDWSKSALEIHNQIRGFYPNCLTTFREQNLKITQSLPLGEIENLELPPQFQKLPNYLQGINEISGNVGEIVKTIKNFGFVVQTGNGLLLILEVQLAGKKLQSAWNFINGTRLEVGESLISEAS